A single window of Coffea eugenioides isolate CCC68of chromosome 7, Ceug_1.0, whole genome shotgun sequence DNA harbors:
- the LOC113777399 gene encoding DExH-box ATP-dependent RNA helicase DExH18, mitochondrial produces the protein MARGPARNLLYLYSSRDNFTKVRAFLLPNRFHRADSPNPSNSHPFLTPDSKFCIPPQFSPSHFTQSLNYRCLNFQRHPFSTLVENGTPNLNSAPALESEVTEVDSISDIGLDENGPGNENLEPEKRLNFAQIASRDPVEIYKELRDASKSDKQSRSDWDLLIEVFRGFAKSGWASNQALAVYIGASFFPTAAHKFRNFFFKKCKIDIVKYLVFLGPGIEAEKFLFPIFVEFCLEEFPDEIKRFRSMVESADLTKPHTWFPFARAMKRKIVYHCGPTNSGKTYNALQRFMEAKKGIYCSPLRLLAMEVFDKVNALGVYCSLLTGQEKKYVPFSNHVACTVEMVSVDELYEVAVIDEIQMMADPSRGDAWTRALLGLKADEIHLCGDPSVLNIVRKICSETGDELVEQRYDRFKPLVVEAKTLLGDLKNVKSGDCIVAFSRREIFEVKLAIEKYTKHRCCVIYGALPPETRRQQANLFNDDNNEYDILVASDAVGMGLNLHIRRVVFYSLSKYNGDKTVPVPASQVKQIAGRAGRRGSRYPEGLTTTLHLEDLDYLIECLKKPFDEVKKVGLFPFFEQVELFAGQFPDVTFAQLLEKFAENCRLDGSYFLCHHHHIKKIANMLEKVQGLSLEDRFNFCFAPVNIRDPKAMYHLLRFASSYAHKVPVNIAMGMPKCIARNDSELLDLETKHQVLSMYLWLSNHFEEEKFPYVKKVEAMAVDIAELLGESLTKANWKPESRNPGKPRQQENEGGYERPRSLIKLYEQKRQEGFSAGQKLEKVTA, from the exons ATGGCAAGAGGCCCTGCAAGGAACCTCCTTTATCTGTATTCCTCTAGAGACAATTTCACCAAGGTTAGAGCTTTTCTTCTTCCCAATAGATTCCATCGGGCTGATTCCCCAAACCCATCAAATTCCCATCCTTTCCTCACTCCTGATTCAAAATTCTGTATCCCACCTCAATTCTCCCCATCCCACTTTACACAATCACTTAATTATAGGTGTTTAAATTTCCAAAGACACCCTTTCTCGACATTAGTAGAAAATGGAACCCCAAATTTGAATTCAGCACCTGCTCTTGAATCAGAAGTTACAGAAGTAGATAGTATTAGTGATATAGGTTTGGATGAAAATGGACCTGGAAATGAGAATTTAGAGCCTGAGAAAAGATTGAACTTTGCTCAGATAGCTAGCCGGGATCCGGTAGAAATTTATAAAGAGCTTAGAGATGCTTCTAAAAGTGATAAGCAGAGTAGGAGTGATTGGGATCTGTTAATTGAGGTTTTCAGAGGTTTTGCAAAATCTGGTTGGGCTTCTAACCAGGCTTTAGCTGTGTACATTGGTGCATCTTTTTTTCCTACAGCCGCCCATAAATttcgtaattttttttttaagaagtgCAAGATTGATATAGTGAAGTACTTGGTTTTCCTTGGCCCTGGTATTGAGGCTGAGAAGtttttgtttccaatttttgttgagttttgttTAGAAGAGTTTCCTGATGAAATTAAGAGGTTCAGGAGTATGGTTGAATCAGCTGATTTGACGAAGCCTCATACTTGGTTTCCATTTGCTAGGgcaatgaaaaggaaaattgtatATCACTGTGGTCCGACTAATAGTGGGAAAACGTATAATGCTTTGCAGAGGTTTATGGAAGCAAAAAAGGGTATTTATTGCAGTCCTCTCAGGTTGTTGGCTATGGAAGTTTTTGATAAGGTGAATGCATTAGGGGTTTACTGTAGTCTCTTAACTGGGCAAGAGAAAAAATATGTCCCATTTTCAAATCATGTTGCTTGTACTGTTGAGATGGTGTCGGTTGATGAGTTGTATGAGGTGGCCGTGATTGATGAGATACAAATGATGGCAGATCCATCTAGAGGTGATGCATGGACGAGGGCTTTGCTTGGATTGAAGGCTGATGAGATACATTTATGTGGCGATCCAAGTGTTTTAAACATTGTTAGAAAGATTTGCTCTGAGACTGGGGATGAGTTGGTTGAACAACGTTATGACAGGTTTAAGCCACTGGTTGTTGAGGCGAAGACCCTTTTGGGAGACttgaaaaatgtgaaatctGGGGATTGTATTGTTGCATTTTCCAGGAGAGAGATTTTTGAAGTGAAATTAGCAATTGAGAAGTACACAAAACACCGTTGCTGTGTCATATATGGTGCGCTGCCACCAGAGACCCGTAGACAGCAAGCCAACTTGTTTAATGATGACAATAATGAATATGACATCTTGGTCGCAAGTGATGCTGTGGGAATGGGTTTGAATCTTCATATTAGAAGGGTTGTGTTCTATAGTCTCTCAAAGTACAATGGTGATAAGACTGTTCCAGTTCCAGCTTCCCAGGTGAAGCAGATTGCTGGAAGAGCTGGCCGAAGAGGGAGTCGCTACCCTGAGGGTCTAACTACCACTTTGCACCTTGAAGATTTGGACTACTTGATTGAGTGCTTGAAGAAGCCATTTGACGAAGTTAAGAAAGTTGGTCTCTTTCCTTTCTTTGAACAGGTCGAGCTATTTGCTGGCCAATTTCCAGATGTTACTTTTGCACAGCTACTTGAAAAGTTTGCCGAAAATTGCAGGTTAGATGGGTCTTACTTTCTGTGCCACCATCACCATATAAAGAAAATTGCAAATATGTTAGAGAAGGTCCAAGGGCTATCTCTGGAAGATCGTTTCAATTTTTGCTTTGCCCCTGTTAATATTAGAGATCCGAAAGCAATGTACCATCTTCTGAGGTTTGCGTCATCATATGCACATAAGGTCCCTGTCAATATTGCAATGGGCATGCCAAAATGTATTGCACGTAATGATTCAGAGCTCTTGGACCTTGAGACTAAGCATCAAGTATTGTCCATGTATTTGTGGTTGTCTAACCATTTTGAAGAGGAGAAATTTCCCTATGTCAAGAAGGTTGAGGCAATGGCGGTAGACATTGCAGAACTTCTTGGTGAATCATTGACCAAAGCTAACTGGAAACCAGAATCAAGAAATCCAGGAAAACCAAGACAACAAGAGAATGAAGGTGGTTATGAAAGGCCAAGGTCACTAATCAAATTGTATGAGCA GAAAAGGCAGGAAGGCTTCTCAGCTGGACAGAAACTAGAAAAGGTGACAGCCTAA